GACTCGACGTGATGGTAAATCGTGGCTGCGGGGAGTAAGCCCCCTTCTGTTCGGGCCGGCATTCGGCTGAGCGGTCGCGTCCGAGCGCTTGCGCGCGGTGTCGGACTACCTGTCGACGCGCCCTTGCACCGGTGAGGATTCGCCGTTCCATCGGTCCGTCGTGGGGAGCGTGACACGCCGGATGGCGAGCCACGGTACGGGTCCTCGGTGGGTTAGCTCTCCCTCGCTTCAGCGGACGGCACCACGGCGCTTCGCTCGGGATTCGCGCACCTCATCGGTCCCACGACGACGTGTCGTTGCTGTTCCATAGCCGACGGTCTCCCGCCCCGGGCTTGTGCCCGGTCACCTGTCCGACGGGTGGGGGGACTTTCCTCATGGCTCTCGCCACGGGGGCCGGCCTCCCGCTGCCAGTCGAAGCTAAACTACTGGCGTTGATTAACTTTGCTTCTCCCGGTTCGAGTACGGCGCGGGCGCGCAACCGAGCCGGCGGGCGTTCGACCGCATCGAGCGGTTGGCCTAACAACTTCCGGGGACTGCGTGCTATCGTGGGTGGGAAACGCTTTCACACTACAGTCGAATGTGTCCTGTCGACAGTGACCGGAGACAGCTCGACAGCGGAGATGGTCAGCGCACGGTTCCGGAAAGAGCTCGTCGCCGACAGCTGGATCGGCGAGATATCGTCGGCGTTCCCACAGCAGCGGTTCGAACTCCTCACTGCCACGCCGGTCGCCGACGGGGTGCTGGGGCTGGGGGCGACGGTCGGTACCGAGCCCACCGCCGCCGGCGACGCGATTCGGACCCATCCGGATATCACCGGCTACGAGGAACTGCACGCGGACGCCGAGCGGCTGCTCGCCCGGTTCAAGTGGACCGAACGGAAGTTCTTCAACTATCTGCGAGCGGTGTCGGTCCCGCCCGAGTTCCCAGTGGTCGTCGAGAACGGCGTGATGGAGTTCGACGTGACGGTGGACCGCGACCAGTTCGAGCGCATCGGCGCGGTGTTGGAGGGGCGAGAGCAGGCGTACGAGGTCGTCTCGGTCGTCAGCGCCCGGGAGTCGGCGTCGGTCCTGACCGACCGCCAGCGGGAGTGTCTCTCCGTGGCGCTCCGGGAGGGGTACTTCAGCGTGCCCAGAGAGTGTACGCTCGCGGACGTGGCGGCGATAATCGGCGTCGACAAGTCCACCGCGAGCAAGACGATTCGGCGTGGCTCCGAGCGGATTCTCGAATGGTTCCTCGTCGGTCAGAACGCGCCCGAGCCGCCGTAAATCACCGGTTCTGGGACACCGTCATCCGAGCACCGGGTAGAGAGCGAGCGCCAGCGCGCCGGCCAACAGTCCCGTGTACGCGAGTCCGACGAGCCAGACGAGCCGCCGGGGACGGTCGATTCGCCCCTGCTGTCCGCCGATGGCCGATAGGTAGCCGACCAGCGGGAGCACCTGCAACGAGTGCAGGCCGACGAAGTGTGCGACCCGGAAGTCACCGACCAGCGTCCAGCCGACCACCGGGAGCGTGTAGCCGCCGCCGACGGTGTGGGTGGTCAGCGCCGACATCACGCCGCCCTCGAACGAACCCACCACGAACAGCAGGCCGCCGAGCGTGATGCCCAGCGAGAACGCCGGATGCACGTCGAACCCCGTCCACGTCCCCGCGACGAACAGCGCCGCGACCAGCAGGGTCATGCTGGCGATGACCACCCCCATCAGGAGGTAGACGAGTCTGTCGAAGCCGGCCGGATGGTTGAAGTGGGCGTCCACGCCACGGGCGGCCTGCCCGGCGATCGCAGCGAGTTCGAAGACGACGGCGAACGCAACTGCCCACGAAGCGCCGCGAAAGAGTCGGTCCGAGAGGGAGAAATGCGGCGTGAGCCACGCCAGCGTCCCGGTGAACAGCGCCATCGCCATCGCGTACCGCATGGGTTTGAACCAGACGGCCTCGCCGCCTGCGACAGTTCTGGGGTCCAGTACGACGCCGACGAGCGCGACGACGAACAGCAGACTGCTCGCTGTGGCAGTCCAGAACAGGACGGCGTTTCTGGACTTCAGTTCCGCCACCGTCAGTTCCGGGTCGAACGCTCCGCGGCCGCTCCCGTATGTCTCCTGCATGGGCTGGTAGTTCGGGTATCGGGGGTTGAAGCTTCGTTCAACATGTTGCACAGCGGCCGACGGCTGTAAATTTTACATGCCGGAGGACACATGACGGCACCATGCCGGAGCGAATAGAGTCGTTCTACTACACCTACTGCTACGGCGAGTACGAGTCGCTGACGCGGTGGCTCTGGATATACAGCCACGTCTCGATTCTGCTGGTGACGGCGCTGTCGGGCTACGCCGTCGCGAAAGAGCGATACCTGCTGGCGCTCGTCCTCGCCCCCGTTCCACTGGTGTATCTGTACAAGCGCTACGAGAAGGCAAAGACGTACAAGGTGCAGTCTGACACCCCGATGTAGCGGTCACTGACCGGCCAAAACAGGGAGACCGAACGCCTCAGTCGTCGGAGTTGAGCGGCTGGCCGTTGCCGTCGGTCGGGGCCGGCGAGGCGCTCATGTCGTCGTCCTCGGCGTAGGGGTACCACGTCATCTTCGTGTTGTGCATGTAGGGGTCGTCGTAGTCGGTCTCCTCGGGTTCCACGAGGTCGGCCAGCGTCTCCTCGTCACGCGCTTCGACGAAGTCACGGAAGGTCTCGCCGTCCTCGCGGAGCTCTTTGAAGTTGTTCACGAGGTTTCGGATGGCGCCGGGCACCTCGTCGGCGGGGACGCGCATCTCCACCCAGTCGGCAAAGCGCGGGTCCTCGCCGAGGCCGCCGCCGAGGCCGATGTCGAGCGCCTCGACCGGTTCGCCGTCCTTGCGGGTCTTCATCCCGCGCAGGGAGACGTCGGCGATCTGGGGCTGGGCGCAGGAGGCCGTACAGCCCGAGAGGTGGATGTGGAAGTCCTCGTGGTCCGCCGGGAGTTCGACGTTCTCCTTGAGCCAGCGGGCGTAGCGGACCTGGCGGTTCTTCGTCTCGACGATAGAGAGCGAGCAGTACTCCGTGCCGGTGCAGGCGATGGAGCCACGCATGAACGGCGAGGGGGTCGGCGAGTAGTCGTCGAGGAGGGGCTCGCTCTTGAGCTCCTCGAGGTTCTCCTCGGGGACGTCCATGATGATGACGTTCTGGCGCTGGGTGAGCCGCACTTCGCCGGAGCCGTACTCGTCGGCGAGCTCGGCGAGTTCGAGCGTGTCTTCGGCGCCCATCCGGCCGACCAGCACGTTGAGGCCGACGTAGTAGTTGCCGTCGGGCTGTTCGTTGATACCGACGTGGTCGTTGTGGCCGGTCTGGCCGCCGGAGTTGTAGGTGTACTGGTCGCGCATGTCCTCGCCGGCGGTCTCGAGCTCGAAGTCGACGAACTCGTCCTGGAGGACCTGACGCATCTTCTCGGGCCCCCACTCGTCCATGAGGAACTTGATGCGGGCGTTGAAGCGGTCCTCGCGGTCGCCGTACTCGTTGAACAGCGCGGACATACCGTGGGCGACGTCGGCGGCCTGGTCGGCCGGGACCCAGACGTCGATGTCGCGGGCGAGTCGGGCTTCCTTCCGGGAGAGGCCGCCGCCGACGCGGACGTTGAAGCCGACTTCGCCGTGCTTCTCGGCGGGCTCGAAGGCCAGATCGTTGATGTCGCCCTGTCCACAGCCCTCGTCACAGCCGGTGACGGCCACCTTCCACTTGCGGGGGAGGTTCGCGTAGTCGTCGTTGCCCTTGAACGTCTCGTGGAGCTCCTCGGCGACGGGCCAAGCGTCGATATGCTCGTGCGTGTCCTTGCCGGCGACCGGGCAGCCGACGATGTTGCGCCAGGAGTCACCGCAGGCCTGCTGGGTCGAGAGGCCGACGGATTCCAGTTTCTCGAAGATGTCCGGGATATCCTCCAGTTTTATCCAGTGAAGCTGGATGGACTGGCGCGTCGTCCAGTCACAGACGGCCGGACCGAACTCGGGGTTGTCGGCGGGACCGCGGGCGTAGTCCCGGGCGACCTCGCCGATGACCTCGAGCTGGCCGGGCTTGATGACGCCGTTCGGTGTCCCGATACGCATCATGAAATACGACTCCTGACCCGACCGCTGGTGGTACAGTCCCCACCACTTGAAGCGCTCGAACCACGCGTCGTGTTCGTCTTCCGGGATAGACTCCCATCCCTCTTCCGCGAACTCCAGTAGATGCTCGCGGATCTCGTTACCGTAGACCTCGTCTTTCCATCCTTCGACCTTGCTCGGCATAGCTAGTTCTGTTTGTATCCCTGGCGAGCCAGTCTTATAGGACACGCCTTCTCGTCAACCGTCTCCCCCACTACCCGAAACAGGAGATTGTTGCCAGTTATTCCGAGTCGGTGTCTCGGGCGTGTTTCCCCGGGAAATGGACGCTCTCGTGGACGACACCGTAGAACTCCCCCGAATCCGGCTCGACGACGCGCCCGACCGTCAGCCAGTCGGTGACGCCGCTCTCGCCACACGCGATACACTGGCCGGCGATTCTGGCCTCGATATTCGGGTAGTCGACGCCGACTTTGACGAACCCTTCGGCGAGGAAATCGGCCATCTCACACCCACAGAAGTCCGTTTGCGCCAGCCGCCACAGGTCCGAGACGTTCACTTCACGGGAGTCGTTGACGGATATCCACGCACCGTCGTCGAGCTGGTGAACGTCGGTCGTCATTACATCTCATTAGATTTCCGAGATACCTCAGGGCATCGGCGCTGTCAACTTTCGCCGGTGCCGGAGAGACACCGTCGCTGTCTTGCGGTGCATGCGACTAGATACCACGGTCCTCGATTTGTCAGCCCCCGTACAAGGTAGCTGCACGGGTTGCCGGTAAGCCGCAGTGTGGGTTGTTCTTACAGGAGAGTGCGGGCTTAAGGTAAGTGGGCCATTAGGACGGAGTAGCGACAGGCGACGACATCCGTCGTTGCTCTACCAGAAACGATGACGAACGCACACCAAACGCACGACGAAGCCGACGCCGAAGTCGACGAACCAACCACCGACCACCTCGACGACGTCGAGGACGGATGTGGCTGCACCGAGATCTGGGAACACATGAGCGAGGAGCGCGAGAGCGCCTCGGACGACTGATTCCCGGACGGGATGCTTTTGTGCTGGGACCGCTAACCGCGTACTGATGCCAGACGACGCACCGTCGACCGACCGGGAGTCACCGGTCGGGAAACCAGTCATCCGTGGCGACCCGACACTCACCGGGCAACACGCAGACGAGGCCGTCGAGTTCGACCCCGACGACCCGGAGAGCCTCGGGCTCGCTGCACAGACCGTGCGGCGCTTCTCAGAGAACACCGCCGGAGCCGACGACAACGTCTACATGCTCCGCGGGGCGGCGGCGTGTGCGGCACTGGTCCGTGGCGAGGGGTCCTACAAGGCGGCCGCCGAACGTGCCGGCGGCGACGCGACCGTCTCCTTCATCCGGAAGTGGTCCCGCGTCCACGACCTCCCCCGCTCGATACGTATCCACGTCGCGAAGGGGGAAATCGCCCCCACCGCAGCCAAACACATCGCCCGTCTCGCCGGCGAGGCTCGCCTCCTGCTCGCCTGGGCCGCACTGGACCACGGGCTGACCGTCCGCCAGATACGCTCGGTCGCCAGCGGCGTCAACGACGGCGCGACCATCGAGGACGCTCTCGCAGCGGAGGGGTACCGGCTCGGGGAGCTCACGATCGACATCGACACCGACGCCTACTGCAAGCTCCGCCGGCGGGCCGCGCTCGACGCCACGGATCCCAGCAGCGTCGTCACCGAGTCGCTGGAATCGACGCTCGGCGACGGACCGTAAGTACTTAGCCGCCGGTTCCCCCACCTCCTATCGAGGGCCGGTAGCTCAGTTAGGCAGAGCGTCTGGCTTTTAACCAGATGGTCGGGGGTTCAACTCCCTCCCGGCCCGCTCCTGCGACGAACGGACGTGAGGAGCGGAGCGGCTACGGAGGAGTTGAACCCTGAGAGTCGCAGCGGCCGAACGAAGTGAGGCCGACCGTCTCTCTCCGGTTCAACTTCCGAGAGACGCCGCTGGCGTCTCTCGACCCTCGCAAACGCGAGGCGTTTGCTCAGTCCCTCCCGACCCGTTCGTATTCCGCGAGCGACGGCGAACGTCACAGACCGGATGATTTACCACCCTCACCGCCCAGCCGTGGAGTATGAACGCATTCACCGACGGCTTCGAAGATCCACTGAAACCACTGGGTATCGCCGGTGGGAGCTTCCTCGTGCTCGTCGCGGCGGGCACCATAATCGGTGCCCCGTGGACGACACAGGCGACCACGGGCGGGGCAGTGCTCCAGATAATCGGCTCGGTGCTGATGGCGGTGCTCGGTGTCGCGCTCGCCTACGTCAGCTGGAACAGCGACGAGTAAAAAACCGTTTTCGCGCTCAGCCGCGGTTCGGCAGGTACGCCATCCCGAGCATCAACACGGCCGCGATGCCACTGAGAATCGAGATGCCCCAGATGCCGTTCTTGCGCTCGTGGAAGTAGCTCTGTGCGTCGAGGGTCTCCTGATACTGCGGATACTGGTCGACGCTGACGACCTGCACATTGCTCTGGTCGGGGAAGTGAGCGAAGTACCGGCCGTCGGCGAGCGTGAGGTTCCCGCCCTCGCTGAGTTCGACCGTCCGCTGTCGCGGTGCGGTCCACTCGACCGTCGCGCCGCTGTCTGTCACGTTGGTGATAGTCGTGGCCTGTGTCCCGCTCTCGGCCGGGTAGGTGTACTGGTCACCGGTCGTGAACGTCCGGGTCTCGGGCTCCGGGAGCCACTCCGAAACCGGGCGGAGCGAGTCGTTCTGGCGGTAGACGACGTACTCCGTACCGTTCTGCGTCGCCAGCGAGTTCTCGACGGCGCTGTCCGCGCGGAGCAGCTGGGTCACGTTCTGCTGGGCCGTAAGCGTCAGCGTGCCCGTCGAGTTGTCGGTTGAGACGTTGTAGGTCGTGTTGTCGAGCGTCGTCGTAGACCCTGCCTCTACCGTCGCAGTGTACTGTGAGGAGTTGTTCGTCCACGATAGGTCGGCCGCCATCGACCCACCGCCACCGCCGTGACCACCGCCGCCACCGGACATGTGGATGTTCGAGACAGTGTAGGTCTGCCCGTCGATGGTGAACGAGGAATCGTTAGACAGCTCCGCCCCGTCGAGTTCCACCTCCGGCCGCTGACTCTCCGCGACGCCAATGTACGCATACGCTGCGACACTGACGACGAGGAAGAACACGAAGTATGCCGCCGCGGCTCGTCGTTGCATGTTCCAACGGTCAGACGCCGCGAGGTTTAATGATTACTTTTCGACCGTACAGCCAGCCATGGCCGTCACGCGCGCAGGGACGGCCCGCCACTCCGGACGAAATCCGTACGCATCTGTCCGGGTATCGCTGCTTCGACGCGGAGCCGTGGTTCGTTCCCAGGTAGACACGGTGTACAGAGCCCCCGTTAGAAAGTAACTGACGATATATCGACTCTTAGGCGTGGTTTCTTCGGTAGCGACTACTGAGACCAAGTCGGTGACCTACAGGTATGACAGGTAGTTCGGACGCTGAAAAGGTCGTAGATCTTCGGAACCATCTCGATCTCGTCGCCGACTGGTGTGGGGCGAACGACGGGACGGTTCTCGAATCCACCAAGTCGAAAGACATCGGTACCCACTTCGAGGACTCGCTGCGGGCGCACCTGAACGAGGCCCTCGAATTAGAACGGCGCGGTAGCGCAGCGTCCGGTATCGACCTCCCGCACTTCAACGTCGACGTGAAAACCACGCGCATCACGCGCCCGCAGTCGTCGAGTAAGATTCGAGCGTTCGGGGAACGCCTGGTCGGTGTTCCGTACAACATCCTCCTTATCGTCTACAGTCGGGAAGACGTCGAGGGCGGTGAGCGGTACACCTTCGAGAACTGCGTCTATATCCCGAAAGAACGGACGGGTGACCACCGGAAGAGCGTCGCAGCAGCACAGCGGATTCAGGCGTACAACGACGACGAGATATCGCGACCCGAACTCCGCACAGCGCTCGAAGATCTCGTCTCAGAGAAGTCCGACGACGTGACAGAGATCAAGGAAACCGAGCTCGAGAGCATGA
The Halomicroarcula saliterrae genome window above contains:
- a CDS encoding DUF7119 family protein, yielding MPDDAPSTDRESPVGKPVIRGDPTLTGQHADEAVEFDPDDPESLGLAAQTVRRFSENTAGADDNVYMLRGAAACAALVRGEGSYKAAAERAGGDATVSFIRKWSRVHDLPRSIRIHVAKGEIAPTAAKHIARLAGEARLLLAWAALDHGLTVRQIRSVASGVNDGATIEDALAAEGYRLGELTIDIDTDAYCKLRRRAALDATDPSSVVTESLESTLGDGP
- a CDS encoding helix-turn-helix domain-containing protein — translated: MTGDSSTAEMVSARFRKELVADSWIGEISSAFPQQRFELLTATPVADGVLGLGATVGTEPTAAGDAIRTHPDITGYEELHADAERLLARFKWTERKFFNYLRAVSVPPEFPVVVENGVMEFDVTVDRDQFERIGAVLEGREQAYEVVSVVSARESASVLTDRQRECLSVALREGYFSVPRECTLADVAAIIGVDKSTASKTIRRGSERILEWFLVGQNAPEPP
- a CDS encoding nitrite/sulfite reductase, which codes for MPSKVEGWKDEVYGNEIREHLLEFAEEGWESIPEDEHDAWFERFKWWGLYHQRSGQESYFMMRIGTPNGVIKPGQLEVIGEVARDYARGPADNPEFGPAVCDWTTRQSIQLHWIKLEDIPDIFEKLESVGLSTQQACGDSWRNIVGCPVAGKDTHEHIDAWPVAEELHETFKGNDDYANLPRKWKVAVTGCDEGCGQGDINDLAFEPAEKHGEVGFNVRVGGGLSRKEARLARDIDVWVPADQAADVAHGMSALFNEYGDREDRFNARIKFLMDEWGPEKMRQVLQDEFVDFELETAGEDMRDQYTYNSGGQTGHNDHVGINEQPDGNYYVGLNVLVGRMGAEDTLELAELADEYGSGEVRLTQRQNVIIMDVPEENLEELKSEPLLDDYSPTPSPFMRGSIACTGTEYCSLSIVETKNRQVRYARWLKENVELPADHEDFHIHLSGCTASCAQPQIADVSLRGMKTRKDGEPVEALDIGLGGGLGEDPRFADWVEMRVPADEVPGAIRNLVNNFKELREDGETFRDFVEARDEETLADLVEPEETDYDDPYMHNTKMTWYPYAEDDDMSASPAPTDGNGQPLNSDD